The following proteins are co-located in the Flammeovirga kamogawensis genome:
- a CDS encoding ammonium transporter, which translates to MAPLCSIATEEQLTEVPSSYINMDTLWVLLSAVLVFFMQAGFKTLETGLVKKEHRASVGSKNLLDLVAGIVGFFLVGFGLMFGTSYYGVIGIDTDLFLGNNFEHGTLGIPGVVFFLFQLVFAGTALTIVSGAMSGRTGLVPYFIGSMVTAIIIYPIFGHWAWGNLYYPDNGAWLADMGFMDFAGSTVVHTVGATVGIVGMIMVGPRLGRFDAKGNVLPVKVSDYSYSILGVMLLWIGWWGFNGGSTLSFSMDVFSIILNTNLAGAGACLTAFFFCYFFQDRSEVIEKMAGGALTGLVAITACCNVVSPLNALIIGGIAGIIHNLGYDLILRVFKLDDPVGAIPVHGFGGIFGTLSVAIFGKEELLLLPRWEQLLIQGIGIEVCIVFTAIVSIVMFKAIKAIYGLRVSPEQELKGMLLGRNMPEQFYNEETIHKVRYVSMRVSGKGYNLLSFRDFVDFDTTYRNQLIETDRVTFIDDQGGKIEYVEAMKQISLYLKNNIEERSIA; encoded by the coding sequence ATGGCACCATTGTGTTCAATTGCTACTGAGGAACAACTGACTGAAGTGCCATCTTCTTACATAAATATGGATACATTGTGGGTATTATTATCTGCTGTATTGGTTTTTTTTATGCAAGCAGGCTTTAAAACGTTAGAAACAGGATTGGTTAAGAAAGAGCATCGAGCAAGTGTAGGTAGCAAAAACTTATTAGACCTCGTAGCTGGTATTGTCGGCTTCTTTTTAGTAGGATTTGGACTAATGTTCGGTACATCTTACTATGGAGTTATTGGAATAGACACAGACCTATTTTTAGGGAACAATTTTGAACATGGTACACTAGGTATTCCTGGGGTAGTATTTTTCTTATTTCAATTAGTATTTGCAGGAACAGCACTTACTATAGTTTCTGGAGCAATGTCTGGAAGAACTGGCTTAGTACCTTACTTTATTGGTTCTATGGTTACAGCCATTATTATTTACCCAATTTTTGGGCACTGGGCTTGGGGTAATCTTTATTACCCTGATAATGGAGCGTGGTTGGCTGATATGGGTTTTATGGATTTTGCAGGCTCAACGGTTGTACACACAGTAGGTGCAACAGTGGGTATTGTAGGTATGATAATGGTTGGCCCAAGATTAGGTCGTTTTGATGCAAAAGGAAATGTTTTACCAGTAAAAGTTTCTGATTATTCATACAGTATTTTAGGAGTAATGTTACTTTGGATTGGCTGGTGGGGCTTTAATGGAGGGAGCACACTATCTTTCTCAATGGATGTTTTTAGTATTATATTAAATACTAACCTAGCAGGTGCTGGAGCTTGTTTAACTGCATTTTTCTTTTGTTACTTTTTTCAAGATCGTTCAGAAGTGATTGAAAAAATGGCCGGTGGAGCATTAACTGGTTTAGTAGCCATAACAGCATGTTGTAATGTTGTATCTCCATTAAATGCTTTAATTATTGGCGGTATCGCAGGTATTATCCATAACCTTGGATACGATCTAATTTTACGAGTTTTTAAATTAGACGATCCCGTAGGTGCAATTCCAGTGCATGGATTTGGAGGTATATTTGGTACCCTTAGTGTTGCAATTTTTGGAAAAGAAGAATTATTACTCTTACCTAGATGGGAGCAATTATTGATTCAAGGAATTGGTATTGAAGTGTGCATTGTATTTACAGCAATTGTATCTATAGTAATGTTTAAAGCTATAAAAGCAATATACGGTTTGAGAGTTTCTCCTGAACAAGAATTAAAAGGAATGCTTTTAGGTAGGAACATGCCAGAGCAATTTTATAATGAAGAAACTATACATAAAGTAAGGTACGTGTCTATGCGTGTATCTGGTAAAGGATATAATTTATTATCATTTAGAGATTTTGTTGACTTCGATACAACTTATAGAAATCAGTTGATAGAAACTGATAGAGTAACTTTTATTGATGATCAAGGAGGTAAAATTGAATATGTAGAAGCAATGAAACAAATTTCATTATACCTTAAAAATAATATAGAAGAGAGATCAATTGCTTAA
- a CDS encoding NAD(P)-dependent oxidoreductase, which produces MKVGIIKEGKVPQDKRVALTPAQCEEVLEKYPNVEIYVQKSPIRCYEDKEYEEMGIAVVDSVEDCDILLGIKEVPIKELIPNKKYFFFSHTIKKQPYNRELLNAILDNNISIADYEVLTKEDGSRVIAFGRFAGLVGAYNGLLAYGKRHKSFDLKPAHLCHDLNELWIECKKVKLPSDFKIVLTGSGRVSNGAVETLLAAGVKKVSKEDYLNQTFDYPVFVQLRSKDYHEKKDGTAFEIKDFFANPGDFKSTFTDFIPVSNMLVAGAFWHPAAPVLFTREDILKDDFKIEVIADVTCDIEGSIPSTLQPSTIADPLYDYNPVTGKVEKALSNDKNITVMAVDNLPNELPRDASESFGRQMIDNVLEDLFVTNKGVVSGATITENKKLTDKFSYLQGYVDGKE; this is translated from the coding sequence ATGAAAGTTGGAATTATCAAAGAGGGGAAAGTGCCTCAGGATAAAAGAGTTGCACTAACACCTGCTCAATGTGAAGAAGTATTAGAAAAATACCCAAACGTAGAAATTTACGTTCAGAAAAGCCCTATTCGTTGTTACGAAGATAAAGAGTATGAAGAAATGGGTATTGCAGTGGTAGATAGTGTAGAAGATTGCGATATATTATTAGGCATTAAAGAAGTACCTATTAAAGAGCTGATACCTAATAAAAAGTATTTCTTCTTTTCGCACACAATCAAAAAGCAGCCATATAATAGAGAATTGTTAAATGCGATTCTTGATAATAATATATCAATTGCAGATTATGAAGTGTTGACTAAAGAAGATGGCTCAAGAGTTATTGCTTTTGGTCGTTTTGCAGGTTTAGTTGGTGCTTACAATGGTTTATTGGCGTATGGTAAACGTCATAAATCTTTTGATTTAAAACCAGCACATTTATGTCATGATTTGAATGAATTATGGATCGAATGTAAAAAAGTAAAATTACCTTCTGATTTTAAAATTGTATTAACGGGTAGTGGTCGTGTTTCTAACGGAGCCGTTGAAACACTTTTAGCTGCAGGAGTTAAAAAGGTAAGTAAAGAAGATTATTTAAATCAGACTTTTGATTATCCAGTTTTTGTGCAATTAAGATCAAAAGATTACCATGAAAAGAAAGATGGTACTGCTTTTGAAATAAAAGATTTCTTTGCTAATCCAGGTGATTTTAAATCAACTTTTACAGATTTTATTCCAGTATCTAATATGTTAGTTGCGGGGGCATTTTGGCACCCTGCAGCCCCTGTATTATTTACTAGAGAGGATATTTTAAAAGATGATTTTAAGATTGAAGTAATTGCAGATGTAACATGTGATATTGAAGGTTCTATACCTTCTACTTTACAACCATCTACAATTGCAGATCCACTTTATGATTATAACCCAGTTACAGGTAAAGTAGAGAAAGCATTATCTAATGATAAAAACATTACAGTAATGGCAGTTGATAATTTACCAAATGAATTACCAAGAGATGCATCGGAATCTTTTGGACGTCAGATGATTGATAATGTTTTAGAAGATCTTTTTGTAACTAACAAAGGGGTAGTAAGTGGAGCAACAATTACAGAGAATAAAAAATTGACAGATAAGTTTAGCTATTTACAAGGTTACGTAGATGGTAAAGAATAA
- a CDS encoding TerD family protein — translation MATSIIRKGKGVRLREVSDVKLDKIKIGLGWELRKGGHLDLDASVFLLGEDGKLPSDEYFVFYNNLESPDGMVKHKGDNRVGDAEGDDEEILLNLPYISPSVKELVFVVSIYDAQNRRHNFGNLKEAYIRVVNLKNSQEILNFDLDADYGDDTEVEFAKMRREDEGWRFIPTGIGTKIGLQGYVDKYIPEL, via the coding sequence ATGGCAACGAGTATCATTAGAAAAGGTAAAGGAGTTCGTTTAAGAGAAGTTTCTGACGTTAAACTTGATAAAATTAAAATTGGGTTAGGTTGGGAATTAAGAAAAGGAGGGCATTTAGATTTAGATGCTTCTGTATTTTTATTAGGCGAAGATGGTAAATTACCTAGTGATGAGTACTTCGTGTTTTATAATAATTTAGAGTCGCCAGATGGAATGGTAAAACACAAAGGCGATAATAGAGTAGGTGATGCTGAGGGTGATGATGAAGAAATTTTATTGAACTTACCTTATATCTCTCCATCGGTTAAAGAATTGGTGTTTGTTGTTAGTATTTATGATGCTCAAAATAGACGACACAATTTTGGTAATCTAAAAGAGGCATATATTAGGGTAGTGAATTTAAAAAATAGTCAGGAGATTTTAAATTTTGATTTAGATGCTGATTATGGTGATGACACTGAGGTTGAATTTGCAAAAATGAGGAGAGAAGATGAAGGTTGGCGGTTTATACCTACAGGTATAGGAACTAAAATTGGTTTACAAGGATATGTGGATAAGTATATTCCTGAATTATAA
- a CDS encoding NAD(P)/FAD-dependent oxidoreductase → MISFWEKDTFTHYNLIVIGSGIVGLTTAIEYKEKHPNNRVLIVEKGTLPSGASTKNAGFACFGSLTEICDDLESMPKEEVISIVEKRFKGLKNLRNKLGDNALDFQQLGGYELITEEQTHYVNRMEEINEMLYPIFNDNVFSDRSEDIDTFGFNKEKVQKLLFNKYEGQIHTGKMMSALLKIVRQLDIEIITGTEIEEFYDLGDRVVCSSYNNRKKIDFYADKCCICVNAFTQQLLPQLEVIPGRGQVLITHPISNLPFKGTFHMDRGYYYFRNYGDRILIGGGRHLDYKGETTTELKTTKPIIENLISILNETILPDIPYKVDMKWAGIMAFGDKKMPIIKLLSDRIAIGVRMGGMGVAIGSQVGNELAQIISALEYQD, encoded by the coding sequence ATGATAAGCTTTTGGGAAAAAGACACTTTTACACATTACAACTTAATAGTTATTGGAAGTGGAATTGTAGGCTTGACTACTGCGATAGAATATAAAGAAAAACACCCTAACAACCGTGTTTTAATTGTAGAAAAAGGAACATTACCCTCTGGTGCTAGCACAAAAAATGCTGGCTTTGCCTGTTTCGGAAGTCTTACAGAAATTTGTGACGACTTAGAAAGTATGCCTAAAGAAGAGGTAATATCAATTGTAGAAAAAAGATTTAAAGGATTAAAGAACCTTAGAAATAAACTTGGTGATAATGCTTTAGACTTCCAACAATTAGGTGGCTATGAATTGATTACAGAAGAGCAAACACACTACGTTAACCGAATGGAAGAGATTAATGAGATGCTCTATCCTATTTTTAACGACAATGTATTTTCTGACCGCTCTGAAGATATTGATACATTTGGTTTCAATAAAGAAAAAGTTCAGAAGTTGCTTTTTAATAAGTATGAAGGGCAGATACATACAGGCAAAATGATGTCTGCATTACTTAAAATTGTAAGGCAATTAGATATTGAAATTATTACCGGAACAGAGATAGAAGAATTTTATGATCTTGGTGATAGAGTTGTTTGTTCTAGTTATAACAATAGGAAAAAGATAGATTTCTATGCTGATAAATGCTGTATTTGTGTAAATGCATTTACTCAACAGTTACTGCCTCAGTTAGAAGTAATTCCAGGTAGAGGCCAAGTATTAATAACACACCCTATCTCAAACCTTCCGTTTAAAGGCACTTTCCATATGGATAGAGGCTATTATTACTTTAGAAATTATGGCGATAGAATTTTAATTGGTGGAGGAAGACATTTAGATTATAAAGGAGAAACAACCACCGAATTAAAAACTACCAAACCCATTATTGAAAATCTTATTTCTATATTGAATGAGACAATATTACCAGACATTCCATATAAAGTTGACATGAAATGGGCTGGAATTATGGCGTTTGGTGATAAAAAAATGCCAATCATCAAATTACTTTCAGACAGAATAGCTATTGGAGTTAGAATGGGTGGAATGGGTGTAGCAATTGGATCTCAAGTTGGAAATGAACTTGCACAAATTATTTCAGCTTTAGAGTACCAAGACTAA
- a CDS encoding c-type cytochrome, translating into MDLLLIHRIIVSTFLLIYIIKAVLMFVGQDAFQKFAKAIKVPEMIVSSLFLATGVYLLTIMPTYTPLLGIKFALVVASIPLAVIATKKYNKVLMVLSVLCLVMAYGMAEMHRAKAKKLMTGGTESISAVHNGKELFTKKCSQCHGIDGDAQRSDAPKLSESKLDKGGIEHIVRNGKGVMFKFNEKDLSKEQLDAVADYVIKLRN; encoded by the coding sequence ATGGATTTACTTCTTATACACAGAATTATTGTTTCGACCTTTTTATTAATCTATATAATTAAGGCTGTACTAATGTTTGTTGGGCAAGATGCTTTTCAAAAATTCGCCAAAGCTATCAAAGTTCCTGAAATGATTGTTTCATCTTTGTTTTTAGCCACTGGAGTATATTTGTTAACAATTATGCCTACATATACTCCTTTGTTAGGAATTAAATTCGCTTTAGTTGTTGCATCAATTCCATTAGCTGTAATTGCTACAAAAAAATACAACAAAGTACTTATGGTACTTTCTGTTTTATGCTTAGTTATGGCATACGGAATGGCTGAAATGCACCGAGCTAAAGCTAAAAAACTTATGACAGGAGGAACAGAAAGTATTTCAGCTGTTCATAATGGCAAAGAATTATTCACTAAGAAATGTTCACAATGTCATGGTATTGATGGAGATGCTCAAAGAAGTGATGCTCCAAAATTATCAGAAAGTAAGCTTGATAAAGGCGGAATAGAGCATATTGTTAGAAATGGTAAAGGTGTGATGTTTAAATTTAACGAGAAAGATTTATCTAAAGAACAACTTGATGCCGTAGCAGATTATGTTATCAAATTAAGAAATTAA
- a CDS encoding ribosome maturation factor RimP, giving the protein MFFHQNLIVFKFEAEKCMELAAQIKKIVEQHLPDESLYVVKVEAKGARRLKVLIILDGDNGVTIEQVTKVSREVGHELDERDLIKDDEYQFEVTSAGVGEPLELHRQYVKNVDRKITVTRNNETKFTGTLKEVKEESIIIDAEVKEKGKKKVEIKEMDIPFNDIDNTVVEVSFK; this is encoded by the coding sequence ATGTTTTTTCATCAAAACCTAATTGTTTTCAAATTTGAAGCTGAAAAGTGTATGGAATTAGCCGCACAGATAAAAAAAATCGTTGAGCAACATTTACCGGATGAATCCTTATATGTTGTTAAAGTAGAGGCAAAAGGTGCTCGTCGTTTAAAAGTTTTAATAATTTTAGATGGCGACAACGGGGTCACTATTGAGCAAGTAACTAAAGTATCAAGAGAAGTAGGTCACGAACTTGATGAGAGAGACTTGATTAAAGACGACGAATATCAATTTGAAGTAACTTCGGCTGGTGTTGGTGAACCACTAGAGTTACACAGACAATATGTTAAGAATGTTGATCGTAAAATTACAGTTACGAGAAACAACGAGACAAAATTCACTGGTACTTTGAAAGAAGTAAAAGAAGAAAGCATAATAATTGATGCTGAAGTAAAAGAAAAAGGAAAAAAGAAGGTAGAAATTAAAGAAATGGACATCCCATTCAACGACATTGACAACACTGTAGTTGAAGTTTCTTTCAAATAA